TACCATCCACTCTGTTCCAATCTGCTACCATCCACTCTGTTAAGATCTGCTACCATCCACTCTGTTCCAAACTGCTACCATCCACTCTGTTAAGAGCTGCTACCATCCACTCTGTTAAGAGCTGCTACCATCCACTCTGTTAAGAGCTGCTACCATCCACTCTGTTCCAATCTGCTACCATCCACTATGTTAAGAGCTGCTACCATCCACTCTGTTAAGAGCTGCTACCATCCACTATGTTAAGAGCTGCTACCATCCACTCTGTTAAGAGCTGCTACCATCCACTCTCTTACCATCCACTCTGTTAAGAGCTGCTACCATCCCCTCTGTTAAGAGCTGCTATCATCCACTCTGTTCCAATCTGCTACCATCCACTCTGTTAAGAGCTGCTACCATCCACTCTGTTAAGAGCTGCTACCATCAAATCTGCTACCATCCACTCTGTTAAGAGCTGCTACCATCCACTCTGTTAAGAGCTGCTACCATCAAATCTGCTACCATCCACTCTGTTAAGAGCTGCTTATCATCCACTCTGTTAAGAGCTGCTACCATCCACTCTGTTAAGAGCTGCTTACCATCCACTCTGTTAAGAGCTGCTAACATCCACTCTGTTCCAATCTGCTACCATCCACTCTGTTAAGAGCTGCTACCATCCACTCTGTTAAGAGCTGCTTACCATCCACTCTGTTAAGAGCTGCTACCATCCACTCTGTTAAGAGCTGCTTATCATCCACTCTGTTCCAAACTGCTACCATCCACTCTGTTAAGAGCTGCTATCATCCACTCTGTTAAGAGCTGCTATACCATCCACTCTGTTAAGAGCTGCTACCATCCACTCTGCTCCCAAATAAGCTCTACCCCTCTTCATCcctttctctacccctctacccctcatcatccctctaaccctcatcatccctctacccctcatcatccctctaaccctcatcatccctctacccctcatcatccctctacccctcatcatccctctctctacacctccacccctcatcatccctctctctacacctctacccctcatcatccctctacccctcatcATCCCTCTAACCCTCACCATACCTCTCTCTACATTTCTACCCCTCATCaaccctctctctacacctctaccCCTCATCATCTTGCTAcccctcatcatccctctctctacacctcatcatccctctctctacaccttcaccctcatcatccctctacccctcaccatccctctctctacatctctacccctcatcatccctctctcacctctacccctctacccctcatcatccctctctctacacctctaccACTcatcatccctctacccctcatcATCCCGCTAcccctcatcatccctctctctacacctctgcCCCTCATCATCCGTCTCTCTACACCTCCAcccctcatcatccctctctctacacctctactcctcatcatccctctacccctcatcatccctctctctacacctctacccctcatcatccctctatccctcatcatccctctctctacacctccactcctcatcatccctctacccctcatcacccctctctctacccctcatcatccctctctctacccctctacccctcatcatccctctctctacccctctacccctcatcatccctctacccctcagcatccctctctctacccctctacccctcatcatccctctctctacacctctgcCCCTCATCATCCGTCTCTCTACACCTCCAcccctcatcatccctctctctacaactctactcctcatcatccctctacccctcatcatccctctctctacccctctacccctcatcatccctctctctacacctctacccctcatcatccctctacccctcatcATCCCGCTAcccctcatcatccctctctctacacctccacccctcatcatccctctctctacacctctactcctcatcatccctctacccctcatcatccctctctctacacctctacccctcatcatccctctatccctcatcatccctctctctacacctccactcctcatcatccctctacccctcatcacccctctctctacccctcatcatccctctctctacccctctacccctcatcatccctctctctacccctctacccctcatcatccctctacccctcagcatccctctctctacccctctacccctcatcatccctctacccctcattATCCCTCTtgctacccctctacccctcatcatccctctctctacccctttacccctcatcatccctctctctacacttccacccctcatcatccctctacccctcatcctccctctctctacatctccacccctcatcatccctctacccctctaccccttaTCAGACAATATCCGACAATATCCGACAATATCCGACAAAATCAGACAATATCCGAGAGATTCCAGACAATCAGACAGCACCCTTCGTAACCCCTCCTCCAACTCTGAACCCCTCTTTCCCCCTGAAGAGGAGTGACACTCTTCACCCCAGCCCCTGCacccctgactgactgacattgaTGTCCCCAGCCTCTGCCGAAAGCAGATTATAACAGGTTTAGGGAAAGGGAATACTGTCTGCAACTCTCACTTCATACATCAATGTCCCCAATAAGCAGCTAGTGTACTGGTCTAAGGGCAGCGGCAGGGAAGTGGTGGGTTGAACAGAGATTATGAGCACCTGCCTACACTCCCCTCCAGCAGGCTACACAACCCAGCAAATAGCCCAGCCTACCAAAGCCCAGCAAATAGCCCAGCCTACCAAAGCCCAGCAAATAGCCCAGCCTACCAAAGCCCAGCAAATAGCCCAGCCTACCAAAGCCCAGCAAATAGCCCAGCCTACCAAAGCCCAGCAAATAACCCAGCCTACCAAAGCCCAGCATCACAACCCTCCCCTGGACAAGGTCCCCCAGTACACAACCCTCCCCTGGACAAGGCCCCCCAGCATCACAACCCTCCCCTGGACAAGGTCCCCCAGTACACAACCCTCCCCTGGACAAGGCCCCCCAGCATCACAACCCTCCCCTGGACAAGGCCTCCCAGCATCACAACCCTCCCCTGGACAAGGTCCCCCAGTACACAACCCTCCCCTGGACAAGGTCCCCCAGTACACAACCCTCCCCTGGACAAGGCCCCCAGCATCACAACCCTCCCCTGGACAAGGTCCCCCAGTACACAACCCTCCCTGGACAAGGCCCCCAGCATCACAACCCTCCCCTGGACAAGGCCCCCAGAATCACAACCCTCCCTGGACAAGGTCCCCCAGTACACAACCCTCCCTGGACAAGGTCCCCCAGTACACAACCCTCCCCTGGACAAGGTCCCCCAGTACACAACCCTCCCCTGGACAAGGCCCTCCAGCATCACAACCCTCCCCTGGACAAGGCCCCCCAGCATCACAACCCTCCCCTGGACAAGCCCGCCCCCAGCATCACAACCCTCCCCTGGACAAGGTCCCCAAGCATCACTACCCTCCCCTGGACAAGGCCCCCAGCATCACAACCCTCCCCTGGACAAGGCCCCCAGCATCACAACCCTCCCCTGGAAAAGGTCCCCCAGTATCACAACCCTCCCCTGGACAAGGTCCCCCACCACAACCCTCCCTGGTTCAAGGCCCCCAAAAGTATCACAACCCTCCCCTGGACAAGGTCCCCAGTACATCAAAGTCCCTTTACAAGGCCCCCCAGCATCACAAAAATCCCTGGACAAGGCCCCCCAGAATCACAATCCCCTGGACAAGGTCCCCCAGTACACAACCCTCCCCTGGACAAGGTCCCCCAGTGCACAACCCTCCCCTGGACAAGGTCCCCCAGTACAAACCCTCCCCTGGACAAGGCCCTCCAGCATCACATCTGGTCACCCCAGCATTTTAAGATCCCCTGGACAAGCCCGTTAGCATCACAACCCTCCCTGGACAAGGTCCCCAATTATCAGATCCCTGGACAAGGCCCCCCAGTTCATCATAGACCCTCCCTGGACAAGCCCTGCCCATAGATCACTACCCTCCCCTGGAAAATCCCCCCCAAGCATCACTACCCTCCCCTGGACAAGCCCCCCACCACAGAGCTTTATGTTCCAAGGGTTTAAAAAGAGATTATCGATCTGTGTCTG
The sequence above is a segment of the Oncorhynchus gorbuscha isolate QuinsamMale2020 ecotype Even-year linkage group LG16, OgorEven_v1.0, whole genome shotgun sequence genome. Coding sequences within it:
- the LOC123999874 gene encoding repetitive proline-rich cell wall protein 2-like, giving the protein MSTCLHSPPAGYTTQQIAQPTKAQQIAQPTKAQQIAQPTKAQQIAQPTKAQQIAQPTKAQQITQPTKAQHHNPPLDKHHNPPLDKASQHHNPPLDKVPQYTTLPWTRSPSTQPSPGQGPQHHNPPLDKVPQYTTLPGQGPQHHNPPLDKAPRITTLPGQGPPVHNPPWTRSPSTQPSPGQGPPVHNPPLDKALQHHNPPLDKAPQHHNPPLDKPAPSITTLPWTRSPSITTLPWTRPPASQPSPGQGPQHHNPPLEKVPQYHNPPLDKVPHHNPPWFKAPKSITTLPWTRSPVHQSPFTRPPSITKIPGQGPPESQSPGQGPPVHNPPLDKVPQCTTLPWTRSPSTNPPLDKALQHHIWSPQHFKIPWTSPLASQPSLDKVPNYQIPGQGPPVHHRPSLDKPCP